A window from Vibrio cortegadensis encodes these proteins:
- the prlC gene encoding oligopeptidase A: MSNPLLTFTDLPPFSQIQPEHIKPAVEAVIAECRAKIDDVLENNTTPTWDNVIAPIEDVDDKLSQVWSPVSHMNSVVNSDELRDAYESCLPLLSEYGTWVGQHKGLFEAYKAIKASDAFDSLEQAKKKTITDSLRDFELSGIGLPADEQHRYGEISKRMSELGSQFSNNVLDATMGWNKHITDVVELAGMPESAIAAAKETAESKELDGYLLTLEMPSYLPVMVYCDNQALRAEMYEAYVTRASDRGPKAGEWDNTELIAEQLKLRHEISRMLGFNTYSEKSLATKMAENTSQVIGFLNDLAVKAKPQGEKEVEELRQFAEKEFGVTELNLWDIPYYSEKQKQHLFQISDEELRPYFPEEKVVSGLFEVLNRVFGMQVKERKDVDTWHHSVRFFDIFDSNDTLRGSFYLDLYAREHKRGGAWMDECRVRRLTESGDLQTPVAYLTCNFNKPVGDKPALFTHDEVVTLFHETGHGIHHMLTKVDTGSVSGINGVPWDAVELPSQFLENWCWEEEALAFISGHFETGEPLPKAMLEKMLAAKNFQSAMFILRQLELGLFDFTLHTEFDPELGARVLETLQEVKAKVAVLPSLEWNRFSHSFSHIFAGGYSAGYYSYLWAEVLSADAFSRFEEEGIFNQETGQSFLNNILEMGGSEEPMELFKRFRGREPQIDAMLRHAGINA; encoded by the coding sequence TCGAAGATGTGGATGATAAATTAAGCCAAGTTTGGTCGCCGGTGAGTCATATGAACTCTGTCGTCAATAGTGATGAGTTGCGTGATGCTTATGAGAGTTGCTTACCATTGCTGTCTGAATATGGCACTTGGGTTGGGCAACATAAAGGGCTATTTGAAGCCTATAAAGCCATCAAGGCGAGTGATGCTTTTGATTCACTAGAGCAAGCGAAGAAAAAGACCATCACCGATTCACTGCGTGATTTTGAGCTTTCGGGCATTGGCTTACCTGCTGATGAGCAGCATCGCTATGGTGAGATCAGCAAACGCATGTCGGAGCTAGGATCGCAGTTTTCCAACAATGTACTTGATGCCACAATGGGCTGGAACAAACACATTACTGATGTGGTTGAACTGGCGGGTATGCCGGAATCAGCAATTGCAGCGGCGAAAGAAACCGCAGAATCTAAAGAGCTTGATGGCTACCTGCTGACACTTGAAATGCCGTCATACCTACCGGTGATGGTGTATTGTGATAACCAAGCACTACGCGCAGAAATGTATGAAGCGTATGTAACACGCGCCTCTGATCGCGGTCCAAAAGCGGGCGAGTGGGATAATACTGAGCTGATTGCGGAACAATTGAAGTTGCGCCATGAAATTTCCCGGATGCTAGGTTTTAACACTTATAGTGAAAAGTCGTTGGCGACCAAAATGGCAGAAAACACGTCTCAAGTGATTGGCTTCTTAAATGATCTTGCGGTGAAAGCGAAACCACAAGGTGAAAAAGAAGTTGAAGAGTTGCGTCAATTTGCAGAAAAAGAGTTTGGCGTAACAGAGCTGAACTTGTGGGATATCCCTTACTACAGCGAAAAACAGAAGCAGCACTTATTCCAGATTTCAGATGAAGAGTTGCGTCCTTATTTCCCTGAAGAGAAAGTCGTTAGCGGATTGTTCGAAGTGTTGAATCGTGTATTTGGCATGCAAGTAAAAGAGCGAAAGGACGTGGATACTTGGCATCATTCTGTTCGCTTCTTTGATATCTTTGATTCGAACGACACACTACGCGGCAGTTTCTACTTAGACCTATATGCTCGCGAACACAAACGTGGTGGCGCATGGATGGATGAGTGTCGCGTACGTCGTCTGACTGAATCTGGTGATCTGCAAACTCCCGTCGCCTACCTGACGTGTAACTTCAATAAACCTGTCGGTGATAAACCAGCCTTATTCACGCACGATGAAGTGGTGACCCTATTCCACGAAACCGGTCATGGTATTCACCATATGCTAACAAAAGTGGATACCGGCTCTGTTTCTGGGATTAATGGCGTACCTTGGGACGCGGTAGAGTTACCAAGCCAGTTCTTAGAGAATTGGTGTTGGGAAGAAGAGGCATTGGCGTTTATTTCAGGACATTTTGAGACGGGCGAACCACTGCCGAAAGCGATGCTAGAAAAGATGTTAGCGGCGAAAAATTTTCAATCAGCGATGTTTATTTTGCGTCAACTAGAGCTTGGGTTATTCGATTTCACACTTCATACCGAGTTTGATCCTGAGTTGGGTGCTCGCGTGTTGGAAACGCTCCAAGAGGTAAAAGCGAAAGTTGCTGTATTGCCAAGTTTGGAATGGAACCGCTTCTCTCATAGCTTCAGCCATATTTTTGCTGGTGGTTATAGCGCAGGTTACTACAGCTATTTATGGGCAGAAGTACTTTCAGCGGATGCATTCTCTCGATTTGAAGAGGAAGGGATTTTTAATCAAGAGACGGGTCAAAGCTTCCTTAATAACATCCTAGAAATGGGCGGAAGCGAAGAGCCGATGGAACTCTTTAAACGTTTCCGTGGCCGCGAGCCTCAAATTGATGCCATGTTGCGTCATGCTGGGATTAACGCGTAA
- the asnC gene encoding transcriptional regulator AsnC, producing MHASNSRLDDLDRAILKTLMEDARTPYAEMAKQFNVSPATIHVRIEKMKTAEIIQGTEVVVNTKKLGYDVCCFIGINLNAARDYHSAIAKLNALDEVVEAYYTTGAYNIFVKLMCKSIEELQFVLIDKLQAIDEVQSTETLISLQNPINRNVNP from the coding sequence ATGCATGCATCTAATAGTCGCCTTGATGATTTAGATCGAGCGATACTCAAAACACTGATGGAAGATGCTCGGACCCCTTATGCTGAAATGGCGAAACAATTTAATGTTAGCCCCGCGACCATTCATGTTCGTATCGAGAAGATGAAAACCGCTGAGATCATTCAAGGCACAGAAGTTGTCGTTAATACCAAAAAACTCGGTTACGACGTATGCTGCTTTATCGGCATCAACCTTAATGCAGCTCGTGATTATCATTCTGCGATAGCGAAACTCAATGCCCTTGATGAAGTTGTTGAGGCTTATTACACCACTGGGGCTTACAATATTTTTGTGAAACTGATGTGTAAATCCATTGAAGAGCTGCAATTTGTTTTGATTGATAAATTACAAGCCATTGATGAAGTGCAATCCACTGAAACACTGATCTCTTTGCAAAACCCTATAAATAGAAATGTAAATCCATAA
- a CDS encoding EAL domain-containing protein has translation MRAIFFIFVAFCSFFASAQSKDVLIIHSYHQGFFWTDAFQSGLQSRLDTRNIPYRVVYLDTKRFQSAEYLEQLYQLYKTKFQNEEFQAIVVSDNNALNLMQRLSSELKNTPVIFGGINNYRPEMHASLNATGVTEDINLMGNILMIQDLMPDAEKITVISDHSVTGHEIRSQVDEFIEQNPIYKKKIEHYVPDTYEELLARTASFDRKNSILFWVYYRDINGWVSDNQQWKKLNQVASAPLFVIHDLGLGYGAVGGIMQSGLIQGKATGDLLLKVLGNLNQPLPAVTSASPEIKLDYEALVRWELMADDVEHSALLNKPETFFSRNQEALQTFGVVFIVMSIVIIFLVYYLRRIKNSEVAARKSQLLLESVFDQSFQYIGMLDRHGRLISSNSKLQGLFFHQGIKLDKPFWLYKHWQNMTAEKLEALFVQGQKSIVSFEADVWSQNKGLIILELSLKPMLSDDQTDANVLLEARDITSRKLTEDKLHQREMNLRTYYELQPVMMVTLDSNNRIQQVNQFTEKLLGYPQGKLLGQRLRVFYNDENAIIPRHVLLQPKQAMEGVWRREIQYRHADGHTIWVRENIRPLHDSGELLIVGEDISETYALSEKLEYQAQYDLLTNTYNRNHFDIELKKALLEVENHMRTHAMLFLDLDQLKVINDTAGHDAGDAAIKFCAKVLEEVLPYNSILSRMGGDEFAVLLKDCTEFDAIKVARNIISTLGDQVFTWEEIKLNLTCSIGVRLIDHTVTSSQMVHAQADTACHAAKEEGRNRFSLYHQDDEDIRRRQLEMECVNLVHNALAHDRLELFGQRILGLNLYDNQKMHFEILVRMKNHQGDYISPGIFIPASERYNIAHLIDKQVVTKTLNWLEAHPEAVADLGICSINLSGHSMGNQEFIDFLLHTLSASSVPCDKICLEITETAAMSNMNQAIEFFTRLKSLGCLIALDDFGSGLSSFGYLKKLPVDIVKIDGLFVRDMDVNETDYVMVRAINDLAKQMGKHTVAEFVENTKIIDKLLEIDVDFAQGYVIGRPKPLAELVSELSLEKAV, from the coding sequence GTGCGTGCCATCTTTTTTATTTTCGTCGCATTCTGTAGTTTTTTTGCTTCTGCACAAAGTAAAGATGTACTAATCATCCACTCCTACCATCAAGGCTTTTTTTGGACTGATGCCTTTCAGTCTGGGCTTCAATCTCGACTCGACACAAGAAACATCCCTTACCGAGTGGTTTATTTAGACACGAAGCGTTTCCAAAGTGCTGAATATTTAGAACAACTTTATCAACTCTATAAAACCAAATTTCAAAATGAAGAATTTCAAGCGATTGTCGTGAGTGATAATAACGCGCTTAATTTAATGCAGCGTTTAAGTTCTGAATTAAAAAACACCCCCGTTATTTTTGGTGGAATCAATAATTATCGTCCAGAGATGCACGCTAGCCTGAACGCGACGGGTGTGACGGAAGATATTAATTTGATGGGCAATATCTTGATGATTCAAGACTTGATGCCTGATGCAGAGAAGATCACGGTTATATCTGATCATTCAGTCACCGGACATGAAATTCGATCGCAAGTTGATGAATTCATAGAACAAAACCCAATCTATAAGAAAAAAATTGAACATTATGTTCCAGATACCTATGAAGAGCTTCTCGCTAGAACAGCGTCGTTTGATCGAAAAAATAGCATTCTCTTTTGGGTTTACTATCGCGATATTAATGGTTGGGTAAGTGACAATCAGCAATGGAAAAAATTAAACCAAGTCGCTTCTGCCCCTTTGTTTGTTATTCATGATCTTGGGTTAGGTTATGGAGCGGTTGGGGGGATCATGCAAAGTGGCTTAATCCAAGGGAAAGCTACGGGTGATTTACTACTTAAGGTTCTTGGTAACCTAAACCAACCTTTGCCAGCTGTGACCTCTGCTTCCCCTGAAATTAAGTTGGATTATGAAGCACTCGTTCGTTGGGAATTAATGGCTGATGACGTGGAACATTCTGCACTGTTGAATAAGCCTGAAACTTTTTTTAGTCGAAATCAAGAAGCGCTACAGACGTTCGGTGTTGTGTTTATCGTGATGTCTATAGTGATCATATTCCTCGTCTATTACCTCCGACGAATCAAAAATAGTGAAGTCGCCGCGCGTAAGAGTCAACTCTTATTAGAGTCCGTATTTGATCAAAGCTTCCAGTATATCGGCATGCTTGATCGTCATGGGCGACTCATTTCAAGCAATAGCAAACTTCAGGGGCTGTTTTTCCATCAAGGCATTAAACTGGATAAACCATTCTGGCTATATAAACATTGGCAAAATATGACGGCTGAAAAGCTCGAAGCGCTGTTTGTCCAAGGTCAGAAAAGTATCGTCTCTTTTGAAGCGGATGTGTGGTCGCAAAACAAAGGTCTGATTATTTTAGAGTTGTCGCTGAAACCTATGCTTTCTGATGACCAGACGGATGCGAATGTTTTGCTAGAGGCGAGGGATATTACGTCTCGCAAGTTGACAGAAGATAAACTCCATCAGCGTGAAATGAACTTGCGGACTTATTACGAGTTACAGCCCGTGATGATGGTGACGCTTGATAGCAACAACCGAATCCAACAAGTAAATCAATTTACGGAGAAGTTGCTTGGCTACCCGCAAGGGAAGTTACTCGGTCAACGCTTACGTGTTTTTTATAATGATGAGAATGCCATTATTCCAAGGCATGTATTGCTTCAGCCTAAGCAAGCGATGGAAGGCGTGTGGCGACGTGAAATTCAATATCGTCATGCTGATGGGCATACTATATGGGTGCGTGAAAATATTAGACCACTGCATGATTCTGGTGAATTACTGATTGTCGGTGAGGATATTAGTGAAACTTATGCGCTGTCAGAAAAATTGGAGTATCAAGCTCAATACGATTTGCTCACCAATACTTACAACCGAAACCATTTTGATATTGAGTTGAAGAAAGCGCTTCTTGAAGTTGAAAACCATATGAGAACGCATGCGATGCTGTTCCTCGACCTTGATCAACTCAAAGTGATTAATGACACGGCAGGGCATGATGCAGGTGATGCTGCGATTAAATTCTGTGCCAAAGTGTTGGAAGAAGTTCTGCCATATAACTCGATCTTGTCGCGTATGGGCGGGGATGAATTTGCCGTTCTTCTCAAAGACTGTACGGAATTTGATGCGATTAAAGTGGCGCGAAACATTATTTCAACCTTGGGTGATCAAGTGTTTACTTGGGAAGAGATTAAACTGAATTTAACCTGCTCAATTGGCGTTCGACTTATTGATCATACTGTTACCTCTTCGCAAATGGTTCATGCTCAAGCAGATACAGCTTGCCATGCTGCAAAAGAAGAAGGGCGTAACCGCTTTAGTTTGTACCACCAAGACGATGAAGATATTCGCCGTAGGCAGTTAGAGATGGAGTGCGTGAATTTAGTTCATAATGCACTGGCTCATGATCGCCTAGAACTCTTTGGTCAGCGAATTTTAGGTTTAAATCTTTACGATAATCAGAAGATGCACTTCGAGATCTTGGTGAGAATGAAAAATCATCAAGGAGACTATATTTCTCCTGGGATTTTTATACCGGCTTCGGAGCGTTACAACATTGCGCACTTGATTGATAAACAGGTTGTGACTAAAACCTTGAATTGGTTAGAAGCGCACCCAGAAGCAGTGGCGGACTTAGGGATCTGTTCGATTAATCTATCGGGTCACTCGATGGGTAACCAAGAGTTCATTGATTTTCTTTTGCATACCTTATCGGCAAGTTCAGTACCGTGTGACAAGATTTGTTTAGAGATCACTGAAACCGCAGCCATGAGTAACATGAATCAAGCGATAGAGTTCTTTACTCGCTTGAAATCCTTGGGTTGCCTCATTGCTTTAGATGACTTTGGGTCAGGTTTATCATCGTTTGGTTATTTAAAAAAATTACCAGTGGATATCGTGAAAATTGATGGTCTGTTCGTTCGGGATATGGACGTTAATGAAACCGATTATGTCATGGTAAGAGCGATCAATGATTTAGCCAAGCAGATGGGCAAACATACGGTGGCAGAGTTTGTCGAAAATACGAAAATTATCGATAAACTTCTGGAAATAGATGTCGATTTTGCCCAAGGGTATGTCATTGGTCGACCTAAACCGCTCGCTGAATTAGTCAGTGAGTTGAGCCTAGAAAAGGCCGTGTGA
- a CDS encoding class I SAM-dependent methyltransferase — translation MQLQLICEDPTQSSRLQTLAQRWQLTHDEQSIFALVLTQERLELRKLDEPKLGAIFVDLIGGAVGHRRKFGGGKGQSIAKAAGLNKGATPTVLDGTAGLGRDAFVLASLGCKVQMVERHPVVAALLDDGLERAKQDPEIGTWVGDRMTLIHASSHDALDKLAADDDFEQPDVVYLDPMYPHPENKKKSALVKKEMRVFQSLVGADLDADSLLTPALALASKRVVVKRPDYADWLDEKKPTMAIETKKNRFDVYVKASMV, via the coding sequence TTGCAGCTACAACTGATTTGCGAAGATCCAACCCAATCCTCACGACTTCAAACCTTGGCACAACGCTGGCAATTAACTCATGATGAGCAGAGCATTTTTGCTTTAGTGCTGACACAAGAGCGCCTTGAATTACGAAAATTGGATGAGCCCAAATTAGGTGCGATTTTTGTCGACCTGATTGGCGGTGCGGTGGGGCACAGACGTAAATTTGGTGGTGGCAAAGGACAGTCAATAGCCAAAGCGGCAGGCTTAAATAAAGGCGCAACCCCAACGGTTCTAGATGGAACCGCAGGGCTTGGAAGAGATGCTTTTGTTCTCGCTTCGCTTGGTTGTAAGGTTCAGATGGTTGAGCGCCATCCTGTGGTTGCGGCTTTGCTCGATGATGGTTTAGAGCGCGCTAAGCAAGATCCCGAAATAGGAACATGGGTTGGCGACAGAATGACTCTGATCCACGCCTCCAGCCATGACGCGTTAGATAAATTAGCGGCCGATGATGATTTTGAACAACCGGATGTGGTCTATTTAGACCCTATGTACCCACATCCTGAAAATAAGAAAAAGTCAGCCCTAGTCAAAAAAGAGATGCGTGTTTTCCAATCATTAGTGGGTGCTGATCTTGATGCGGATAGCTTGTTAACGCCAGCCCTTGCATTGGCCAGTAAACGTGTTGTGGTGAAAAGACCTGATTATGCTGATTGGTTGGATGAAAAAAAGCCGACGATGGCCATTGAAACGAAGAAAAATCGTTTTGATGTTTATGTGAAAGCATCGATGGTTTAA
- a CDS encoding carboxylate/amino acid/amine transporter, whose amino-acid sequence MNYLAAVTLLWAFSFSLIGVYLAGQVDSWFSVLMRVALASLVFLPFLKFRNIPKALIAKLMTIGGIQLGLMYCFYYQSFLLLSVPEVLLFTVFTPIYVTLFYDFLKGRFSPWYLITALVAVAGAVTIKFAGVNDHFLMGFLVVQGANLCFAIGQVGYKYVMEQEEIDLPQHTVFGYFYLGALCVATIAFALMGNLDKLPTTSLQWGILIYLGLIASGLGYFVWNKGACMVNAGALAVMNNALVPAGLVVNILIWNRDVDVVRLSIGGGIILLSLWVNEKWVKPKVERQYKKLHSQE is encoded by the coding sequence ATGAATTATCTAGCAGCAGTGACCCTTTTATGGGCATTCTCATTTAGCCTGATTGGCGTTTATCTTGCCGGTCAGGTCGACTCTTGGTTTTCGGTGTTAATGCGTGTTGCATTGGCAAGCCTTGTGTTTCTACCTTTCTTAAAATTTCGCAATATTCCGAAAGCGCTGATCGCTAAGCTAATGACTATTGGCGGCATTCAATTAGGTTTGATGTACTGTTTTTACTATCAATCTTTCTTGTTGTTATCAGTGCCTGAAGTGCTTCTATTTACGGTTTTCACCCCTATTTACGTCACCCTTTTTTATGATTTTCTTAAAGGGCGGTTTTCACCTTGGTATCTCATCACCGCGCTTGTTGCTGTCGCTGGTGCCGTAACCATTAAATTCGCAGGAGTGAACGACCACTTCTTAATGGGCTTTTTAGTGGTTCAAGGCGCCAACCTCTGCTTTGCGATTGGCCAAGTGGGCTATAAATATGTCATGGAACAAGAAGAGATAGATCTTCCTCAGCACACCGTGTTTGGATACTTCTATCTTGGAGCGCTGTGCGTGGCGACAATAGCCTTTGCGTTAATGGGTAACCTAGACAAACTGCCAACCACATCATTACAGTGGGGAATATTAATCTACTTAGGGTTAATCGCTTCAGGGTTAGGTTACTTTGTGTGGAACAAAGGGGCATGCATGGTGAATGCGGGTGCTCTTGCCGTCATGAACAATGCACTGGTTCCTGCTGGGTTGGTGGTCAATATTCTGATTTGGAATAGAGATGTCGATGTAGTTCGATTATCGATTGGTGGAGGCATTATTTTGCTGTCTCTTTGGGTTAATGAGAAATGGGTAAAACCTAAAGTTGAGCGCCAATATAAAAAATTACATTCGCAAGAGTAG
- the uspA gene encoding universal stress protein UspA encodes MSYQHILVAVDLSEDSKLLIDKAVALAKPLEATVSFIHIDVNYAELYTGLIDINLAETQHQAMEASQKQLQSFADYAQYPIKHTLVGSGDLSNELCDSINEYHVDLVVCGHHQDFWSKLLSSTRQLINDSPVDMLVVPLKEEQD; translated from the coding sequence ATGAGTTATCAACATATTTTAGTAGCGGTTGATCTGTCTGAAGACAGTAAACTTTTGATTGATAAGGCAGTAGCACTTGCGAAACCTTTAGAAGCCACCGTTTCATTCATTCATATTGATGTGAATTATGCCGAACTTTATACCGGGTTAATTGATATCAACTTAGCTGAAACTCAACACCAAGCAATGGAGGCATCACAGAAACAACTTCAAAGCTTTGCGGACTATGCTCAATACCCAATTAAACATACATTAGTGGGCAGCGGCGATTTGAGTAATGAGCTGTGTGATTCGATCAATGAGTATCATGTTGATCTCGTAGTATGCGGTCATCATCAGGACTTTTGGAGTAAATTACTCTCTTCAACTCGCCAGTTAATCAACGATTCTCCTGTTGATATGTTGGTTGTACCTCTTAAAGAGGAGCAAGACTGA